In Molothrus ater isolate BHLD 08-10-18 breed brown headed cowbird chromosome 7, BPBGC_Mater_1.1, whole genome shotgun sequence, one genomic interval encodes:
- the LOC118688739 gene encoding LOW QUALITY PROTEIN: protein mono-ADP-ribosyltransferase PARP14-like (The sequence of the model RefSeq protein was modified relative to this genomic sequence to represent the inferred CDS: inserted 1 base in 1 codon; deleted 1 base in 1 codon) — MEGQRPCSFPLLVRGDWGPAEPPPSLRKKLLCYFQSQKRSGGGECELRTGDDSGTILVCFACPEVRERVLRRPAHELVWGSGERLSLQVTALPAGGDTAQEAGPAGGTQAPDNGPQVSLPICQNTETPVCTQQEKTESCEKLEAEKATSRNSAVVVTTAFGEKIEDEFLEMYFESKRRSGGGPIESCVKKDDQVIITFQDEQDAQEVLQRKHHLNKMDLVVKPWQVATSQESCQVENSEGSLLPTGVVLENVKDTIEDCMLILLVENVSGLSEEDGDFSVEMIPELSAAVVTFTGNTDAEEFAEKLNQNQRAREQNITAWCLQQTKTVRAENIPPSTSSHYITVYFENEKYGGAQPVDVQLLPDEDAAIITFGDHKDVTNILAKKHSLNKTPIFVYPYYTSLETALYGKEGPQIKKPDPITLPLDPYIWNYLQGNSSLIKAIDHEMAKCNCVPVWPDALCADPTVTLHPSAIFSERKRSVSRLVKAWKKEVSTAFSQTISKYEAIKCQVSTEVWEPIRNSFPHDEVLMIPNISKELLFLVGEKEIVRKVEQELKLLIKKTTRKIEREKQKTELKVKTVNPGEYGILQITGLEEKFCTEFPDLQITYDNLEKSINLSGVPEEVYRVKGEILDHVFKMAKKAINVHPSIFQFLEHIDNETLSQSLFISKQIKVFYDLGAGEIILIGNAPEDVLKAEEEIKKELDHKSITLEDESVLQKEEWQMLVKENCSNGAVAVTQAGSQIMIAGLSEAVAKAFEELSSFIDENTQVQKVIEGKPMVLIKFFKKEKVNDWAALQKKGVKVDFSTQKNHEIILLSGPKTKVLEGVSLVERILSGLHFKRVVIDLPGAKAYIKEQAHLLAPHIKEEYKCLVLLEEQPEEQLKEQKQHSNRGKLHMQVTMGETVIALYKADLSTHPVDVVVNASNEDLNHIGGLAEALSRAAGPALQEECNELVRRQGNLQPGDAVMTCAGRLPCKNVIHAVGPRWSRESPEMCVNLLXKTVKKCLQLAEKHKHRSIALPAISGGIFGFPMELCTYSIVSSIKETLEESKGNSSLKEVHLVGFAQDSIQAFSKAFREVFSESSASYRPLDHVSSVPQPRQRRASKHINNFAFVTTREGLHIVLQTGSIEDAATSVVVVSVGKDLQLDKGPLGKALLSKAGPMLQTGLSKEGGGRIPEEGSVLKTKGYNLACSVVLHAVVPAWSQKNTPAKVLGDIITQCLEIAEELSLKSITFPAIGTGNLEFPRSVVAKLLFDKVFEFSSENRVNSLEEVHFLLHTKDTANIQEFSDELESRSVAVKGLKASPNDASQSTAFSAVPSTSAHNVPEMTIGSVVFLVAEGDITKEEGDAIVNITNQTFSLKTGVSRAILNGAGKAVEDECGVLAQQTDKNYIITQAGNLPCKNIMHFVYQSDIRSLVSQVLQECDLQQYTSVIFPAIGTGEARRNPAEVAGDMIDAVTDFAKKNPATSVKTIKVVIFQPHLMSVFQASMQKREQSAASQIKLFVSKVYHMSKSLWSSEKHSPKEKTKVVLEKKIDPAVVQICGENKKEVEEAEKWLRSAISSEQSHTEIVDETISYFDEEEIEELDDLGKKVKICLNLKNTSIEITGVAKDVCQASSAVHKMIRKIKAAKEAQAKLLQSSFEWKYSEKDSYVPFNSLTNVVLENAYKTKQKIVEVIIGGRIYTVDMERKTAVGAQGGQISIKRIDKSEDQKSTGLPPTWDPMENEQLKIVELKPGSREYTDVQERFLQTCPLFRIQKIERVQNQYLWQSYQIKKCEIDEKNGNRNNERLLFHGTSQESLTLINKKGFNRSYAGMHAANFGNGTYFAVNASYSANDIYCKSDGNGKKYMYLARVLVGEYSLGKKGSITPAKKNVSDSIDLYDSSTDNVNQPSMFIIFNDIQAYPEYLITFSK, encoded by the exons ATGGAGGGGCAGCGGCCGTGCTCCTTCCCGCTGCTGGTGCGAGGGGACTGGGGCCCCGCCGAGCCGCCGCCCTCGCTCAGGAAGAAGCTGCTCTGCTACTTCCAGAGCCAGAAGCGCTCGGGCGGCGGCGAGTGCGAGCTGCGGACCGGGGACGACAGCGGGACCATCCTCGTCTGCTTCGCCTGCCCCGAGG TGAGGGAGCGGGTGCTGAGGCGGCCGGCCCACGAGCTCGTGTGGGGGTCCGGAGAGCGGCTGTCGCTGCAGGTCACGGCGCTGCCCGCGGGCGGCGACACCGCGCAG GAGGCGGGTCCGGCCGGCGGGACCCAGGCGCCAG ATAATGGACCCCAGGTGTCTCTTCCCATCTGCCAGAATACGGAAACTCCTGTGTGTACTCAGCAGGAGAAGACAG aatcaTGTGAAAAATtggaagcagagaaagcaaCCTCTAGGAATTCTGCTGTAGTAGTAACCACTGCCTTTGGGGAGAAAATAGAAGATGAGTTTTTGGAAATGTACTTTGAAAGTAAAAGGAGGTCTGGTGGGGGGCCCATTGAGTCCTGTGTCAAAAAGGATGACCAAGTGATCATCACCTTTCAGGATGAGCAAG ATGCCCAAGAAGTTTTACAAAGAAAGCATCACTTGAATAAAATGGATCTGGTTGTGAAGCCATGGCAAGTGGCAACTTCCCAGGAGTCTTGCCAAGTGGAGAACTCTGAAGGATCCCTGCTTCCCACTGGAGTTGTGCTGGAAAATGTGAAGGACACAATCGAAGATTGCATGTTAATTTTGCTGGTAGAGAATGTCAGTGGCTTGTCAGAGGAGGATGGTGACTTCAGTGTGGAAATGATACCTgagttatctgctgctgtagttACTTTTACTGGAAATACTG ATGCAGAGGAATTTGCTGAAAAGCTGAATCAAAACCAGAGAGCAAGGGAACAAAACATTACTGCATGGTGCCTTCAGCAAACAAAAACTGTTAGGGCTGAAAATATACCACCCAGCACCTCCAGTCATTACATAACTGTCTACTTTGAAAATGAGAAGTACGGCGGTGCACAGCCCGTGGATGTTCAACTGCTACCTGATGAAGATGCAGCTATCATTACATTTGGTGACCATAAAG atGTAACAAATATCCTGGCAAAGAAGCATTCACTCAACAAAACACCAATCTTTGTCTATCCTTACTACACCTCACTGGAAACAGCTCTATATGGAAAGGAAGGGCCACAGATAAAGAAACCAGATCCAATTACATTGCCTCTGGATCCCTATATCTGGAATTATTTGCAAGGAAATAGTAGCTTAATTAAGGCAATAGATCATGAAATGGCAAAGTGTAATTGTGTGCCAGTGTGGCCTGATGCCCTCTGTGCAGATCCAACAGTTACTTTGCATCCTTCAGCTATTTTTTCTGAGCGGAAGAGATCAGTATCTCGATTGGTCAAggcatggaaaaaagaagtttcCACAGCATTTTCACAAACCATATCAAAGTATGAAGCAATTAAATGTCAAGTAAGCACAGAGGTGTGGGAACCCATTAGGAATAGCTTTCCCCATGATGAAGTTCTGATGatcccaaatatttccaaggaattactttttctagtaggtgaaaaagaaattgtgaGGAAGGTTGAACAAGAACTGAAGCTTCTGATCAAAAAGACCACcagaaaaattgaaagagaaaagcaaaaaactgAACTGAAAGTCAAGACAGTGAATCCAGGGGAATATGGAATTTTACAGATTACTGgtctggaagaaaaattttgTACAGAGTTCCCAGACCTGCAAATAACTTATGATAATTTGGAGAAGAGCATTAACCTATCTGGAGTGCCTGAGGAAGTTTACAGAGTAAAAGGAGAAATACTTGACCATGTATTCAAAATGGCAAAGAAAGCAATTAATGTCCACCCttctatttttcagtttttagaGCATATTGATAATGAAACTCTGTCACAGAGCCTGTTTAtatcaaaacaaattaaagtcTTTTATGATCTTGGTGCGGGAGAGATCATCCTGATAGGGAATGCTCCTGAAGATGTCctaaaagcagaggaagaaataaaaaaagaactggACCACAAAAGTATTACTTTGGAGGATGAGTCAGTCCTCCAGAAGGAGGAATGGCAGATGCTAGTCAAGGAAAACTGCTCTAATGGAGCTGTAGCAGTCACTCAGGCAGGGAGTCAGATCATGATTGCTGGTCTTTCTGAAGCTGTAGCAAAAGCCTTTGAGGAACTTTCCAGCTTTATAGATGAAAACACACAGGTGCAAAAGGTCATTGAAGGGAAGCCAATGGTACTCATAAAGTTTTTTAAGAAAGAGAAGGTCAATGATTGGGCTGCCCTCCAAAAAAAAGGTGTGAAAGTTGACTTTAGCACTCAGAAGAACCATGAAATTATATTGTTGAGTGGGCCGAAGACAAAAGTGCTGGAGGGAGTCAGCTTAGTTGAGCGAATTCTGTCTGGCTTGCATTTTAAGCGCGTGGTGATTGACTTGCCAGGAGCCAAGGCATATATAAAAGAGCAAGCACACCTTTTGGCCCCCCATATAAAAGAAGAGTACAAGTGTTTAGTCCTACTGGAAGAGCAGCCAGAAGAACAgctgaaagaacagaaacaacACAGTAACAGAGGCAAACTCCATATGCAGGTGACCATGGGTGAAACTGTAATAGCGCTTTATAAAGCTGACTTGAGCACTCATCCTGTTGATGTTGTGGTGAATGCATCTAATGAAGACCTAAACCACATTGGTGGCCTGGCTGAGGCACTGTCAAGGgcagctgggccagcactgcaggaggagTGCAATGAGCTGGTGAGGAGGCAGGGGAATTTGCAGCCTGGTGACGCAGTGATGACATGCGCCGGGAGACTGCCCTGCAAGAATGTCATCCACGCTGTCGGGCCCAGGTGGAGCAGGGAGAGTCCAGAAATGTGTGTGAACCTGT AGAAGACAGTGAAAAAATGTCTACAACTAGCTGAAAAGCACAAGCATCGTTCCATAGCTCTGCCTGCTATAAGTGGAGGGATTTTTGGCTTCCCGATGGAGCTGTGTACTTATTCCATTGTATCCTCCATTAAGGAGACCTTGGAAGAGTCCAAGGGGAACAGCAGCTTGAAGGAGGTTCATCTTGTGGGTTTTGCACAGGATAGCATTCAGGCTTTCAGCAAGGCATTTAGAGAAGTGTTTTCAGAGTCTTCAGCTTCCTACAGGCCACTGGATCATGTCAGTTCAGTTCCTCAACCCAGGCAGAGGAGAGCTTCCAAGCATATTAATAACTTCGCATTCGTAACAACTCGGGAAGGCCTTCACATCGTCCTGCAAACAGGAAGCATTGAAGATGCTGCA ACATCCGTTGTTGTCGTCAGTGTTGGCAAAGATCTCCAGCTTGACAAAGGGCCACTTGGTAAAGCtttgctgagcaaggcagggccAATGCTTCAGACAGGCTTGAGCAAAGAAGGTGGAGGAAGAATACCTGAGGAAGGATCTGTGTTGAAAACTAAAGGTTACAATCTGGCTTGCAGTGTTGTGCTTCATGCTGTGGTACCTGCGTGGTCCCAGAAAAACACACCTGCAAAG GTCTTGGGTGACATAATCACACAATGCCTGGAGATTGCTGAAGAACTGTCTTTGAAATCAATTACTTTTCCAGCAATTGGGACAGGGAATTTAGAATTCCCGAGATCTGTTGTTGCTAAATTATTGTTTGACAAAGTGTTTGAATTCAGTAGTGAAAACAGAGTGAATTCTCTTGAAGAAGTTCACTTCCTGTTGCACACAAAAGACACAGCTAATATTCAG GAATTTTCAGATGAACTTGAAAGCAGGTCTGTGGCTGTTAAAGGGCTGAAGGCTTCTCCAAATGACGCGAGCCAAAGCACAG CATTTTCTGCCGTCCCTTCAACCTCAGCACACAATGTGCCTGAAATGACAATTGGCTCCGTGGTGTTCCTGGTGGCAGAAGGTGATATTACCAAGGAGGAGGGAGATGCCATTGTAAACATAACAAACCAAACCTTCAGCCTCAAAACAG GTGTCTCCAGAGCAATTCTGAATGGTGCTGGAAAAGCAGTTGAAGATGAATGTGGTGTACTAG CCCAGCAAACTGACAAGAACTATATCATCACCCAGGCAGGAAACCTGCCATGCAAAAACATAATGCATTTTGTTTACCAAAGTGATATCAGGTCCCTGGTttcccaggtgctccaggagTGTGACCTGCAG CAGTACACCTCTGTCATCTTCCCAGCAATTGGAACAG GAGAGGCACGCCGCAATCCAGCTGAGGTAGCTGGCGACATGATAGATGCAGTAACTGACTTTGCAAAAAAGAATCCTGCCACATCTGTGAAAACTATTAAAGTTGTCATCTTTCAGCCACATCTGATGAGTGTGTTCCAAGCAAGCATGCAGAAAAGAGAACAGTCTGCTGCATCACAAATCAAATTGTTTGTTTCGAAGGTATATCACATGAGTAAAT CACTCTGGAGCTCTGAGAAACATTCcccaaaggaaaaaactaaagtggttttagaaaagaaaatcgACCCTGCTGTTGTGCAGATTTgtggtgaaaataaaaaagaagtggAAGAAGCTGAAAAGTGGCTGAGAAGTGCAATTTCCAGCGAACAATCTCATACAGAAATTGTAGACGAGACTATCTCTTATTTCGATGAAGAAGAGATTGAAGAACTGGATGACCtaggaaagaaagtaaaaatttgTCTTAATTTGAAGAATACCTCTATTGAAATTACAGGGGTTGCAAAAGATGTCTGCCAGGCTTCTTCAGCTGTTCATAAAATGATCCGCAAAATAAAAGCTGCTAAAGAGGCCCAGGCAAAACTTCTACAAAGTTCATTTGAATGGAAATACAGTGAAAAGGATTCCTATGTACCCTTCAACAGTCTCACAAATGTGGTGTTGGAAAATGCTTAcaagacaaagcagaaaattgttGAAGTCATCATTGGTGGGCGAATATACACAGTGGATATGGAACGCAAGACTGCTGTGGGTGCCCAAGGAGGACAGATATCCATTAAACGTATTGACAAATCTGAAG ATCAAAAGTCAACAGGACTCCCTCCAACGTGGGACCCTATGGAAAATGAGCAACTCAAAATAGTGGAACTAAAACCAGGCTCAAGAGAGTATACAGATGTGCAAGAAAGGTTTCTGCAGACCTGTCCGTTATTCAGAATTCAAAAG ATTGAAAGGGTACAGAACCAATATTTATGGCAAAGCTACCAAAtaaaaaagtgtgaaatagatgaaaaaaaCGGCAACAGAAATAATGAGAGGCTTCTGTTTCATGGGACAAGTCAGGAGTCATTAACCCTTATTAACAAAAAAGGATTTAACCGGAGCTATGCTGGAATGCACG CTGCAAACTTTGGAAACGGAACGTACTTTGCTGTTAATGCCAGCTATTCTGCCAACGACATCTACTGTAAATCAGATGGGAATGGGAAGAAGTACATGTACTTGGCCCGAGTCCTTGTTGGAGAATattctctggggaaaaaaggatcAATTactccagcaaaaaaaaatgttagcGACTCTATAGATCTGTATGATAGTTCAACTGATAACGTGAACCAGCCTTCCATGttcataatttttaatgacATTCAAGCTTACCCAGAATACCTTATCACTTTCTCTAAGTAA
- the DTX3L gene encoding E3 ubiquitin-protein ligase DTX3L has product MAAAPLLVRVSPAPAVAERAIVKLQKYFQSGKQSGGGECSVRPGPETGTYWVDFCKEQDRERVESRSKHTLELDARCCEIVILPGEGEPGKSRVTAHASASYSTVTAGPSLPQQQQWDNGGYGATAKEDLTKKIFLTVSATLNTSMFTEDQRDKISIMCPNLKREGSPGVDGSEKLTGDFTDIEKAYHYFEDILAGKDPNHDFSHSECKNGLKDESGLNTEEIVEFTLETPLYEYFIHTHKEEMKELNERFGACMRIKGHDEHSTFIYISSNQSPELLQEARNSFIEIFQEATRDLTQEKVPITKSDTLEETIVKLNEKFRNLLTKEEGNQLLLRGPRREILAAQKFLAGEGKNSQAEKNMKISSQWYKYRDGIEVDASVFKLLETILSKEIENINGKFDTLVEIKEKSYGQKAIIFRPKSETSDMSSHATESFISAFQSAFAMLGEKVISMKLSEYQKTTLSALPNAKKFEDLNVKLQKNEVAEKYMKGSLLNIEGMQTRNRAPLSSELSSQEATGASKKSSVRQNNNLSSEGQTQAKTEKKEDDECPICRDKIENKEILEKCKHAFCKTCIDIAMAYKQACPVCNAVCGVLIGDQPEGTMSTTTISSSLPGYPNCGTIQIDYDMNGGIQTSSHPNPGQAYGPAHRRAYLPDNEEGREILQLLRRAFKQKLIFTVGQSHTTGAQNVITWNDIHHKTAMVGGPTQFGYPDSSYLQRVRSELKAKGIE; this is encoded by the exons ATGGCGGCCGCGCCGCTGCTGGTGCGGGTGAGCCCTGCGCCCGCCGTCGCCGAGAGGGCGATTGTCAAGCTCCAGAAATACTTCCAGTCGGGAAAGCAGTCGGGGGGCGGCGAGTGCAGCGTGCGCCCGGGCCCCGAGACCGGCACCTACTGGGTGGACTTCTGTAAGGAGCAAG ATAGGGAGCGTGTGGAATCCCGCTCAAAACACACCTTGGAATTGGATGCAAGATGCTGCGAGATAGTCATCCTGCCGGGAGAAGGGGAGCCGGGCAAGAGCCGGGTTACAGCGCACGCCTCTGCCAGCTACAGCACAGTCACTGCcggcccttccctgccccagcagcagcagtgggacaaCGGTGGCTATGGGGCCACAGCAAAGGAAGACCTTACCAAAAAG ATATTTCTTACAGTATCTGCTACTTTGAATACCAGTATGTTCACTGAAGACCAAAGGGACAAAATTAGCATTATGTGTCCAAACTTAAAGAGAGAAGGAAGCCCTGGTGTGGATGGCTCTGAGAAATTGACAGGAGATTTTACAGATATTGAAAAAGCTTATCACTACTTTGAAGATATCCTTGCAGGCAAAGACCCAAACCATGATTTTTCACATTCCGAATGTAAGAATGGTTTGAAAGACGAAAGTGGCCTGAATACTGAAGAAATAGTTGAGTTTACACTTGAGACACCTCtctatgaatattttattcataCCCacaaagaggaaatgaaagaacTAAATGAAAGGTTTGGAGCATGTATGAGAATTAAAGGTCACGATGAGCATAGCACATTCATATACATATCTTCCAATCAAAGTCCTGAATTGTTACAAGAAGCTCGTAACTCTTTTATCGAAATCTTCCAGGAAGCTACAAGAGATCTGACACAGGAAAAAGTTCCCATAACAAAGAGTGACACATTAGAAGAGACAATagtaaaattaaatgaaaagtttAGAAATCTTCTTACTAAAGAGGAAGGGAATCAGTTGCTACTCCGAGGTCCAAGGAGAGAGATTTTAGCTGCCCAAAAATTTCTAGCAGGGGAAGGTAAGAACAGCCAAGCtgaaaagaatatgaaaatatcATCTCAATGGTACAAATACAGGGATGGAATTGAAGTTGATGCTTCGGTGTTTAAATTGTTGGAAACCATACTAAGcaaagaaattgaaaacatAAATGGCAAATTTGATACTCTGgtagaaataaaagagaagtcATATGGCCAGAAGGCCATAATATTTAGGCCTAAATCTGAAACTTCTGATATGTCATCACATGCTACTGAAAGTTTCATCAGTGCATTTCAGAGTGCCTTTGCAATGTTAGGAGAAAAAGTCATCAGCATGAAGCTTTCAGAATATCAGAAGACAACTTTAAGTGCGCTACCTAATGCTAAGAAATTTGAAGATCTTAATGTAAAACTTCAGAAGAATGAAGTTGCTGAAAAGTACATGAAGGGATCCCTTCTTAACATTGAAGGGATGCAAACTAGAAATAGGGCACCACTGTcctctgagctcagctctcaAGAAGCTACAGGAGCATCTAAGAAGTCCAGTGTTAGGCAAAATAATAACCTTTCTTCTGAAGGACAGACTCaggcaaagacagaaaaaaaagaagatgatgAATGTCCAATTTGCAGGgacaaaattgaaaataaagaaatattagaaaagTGCAAACATGCATTTTGCAAAACTTGCATTGACATAGCCATGGCTTATAAACAAGCTTGTCCAGTTTGTAATGCTGTCTGTGGAGTCCTGATAGGAGACCAACCAGAGGGAACAATGTCAACTACAACAATCAGTTCGTCTCTTCCTGGTTATCCCAATTGTGGCACCATTCAAATTGACTATGATATGAATGGTGGTATTCAAACT AGCAGCCACCCAAACCCAGGGCAGGCTTATGGGCCAGCTCACCGAAGAGCGTATTTACCTGACAATGAGGAAGGGCGAGAaattctgcagctcctcagaagGGCCTTTAAACAAAAATTGATTTTCACAGTGGGGCAGTCACATACAACTGGTGCACAAAATGTTATCACATGGAATGATATTCACCACAAAACTGCCATGGTGGGAGGACCTACCCA GTTTGGTTACCCAGATTCTTCTTATCTGCAGCGTGTTCGATCAGAATTGAAAGCGAAAGGAATTGAATAA